In candidate division WOR-3 bacterium, a single genomic region encodes these proteins:
- a CDS encoding cold shock domain-containing protein encodes MTYGKVKWFDGRKGYGFIEKEDGTGDVFVHYGDIAGEGYRSLNEGERVKFEITQSPKGPKASNVELA; translated from the coding sequence ATGACTTACGGAAAAGTCAAATGGTTCGATGGCAGAAAAGGCTATGGTTTCATCGAGAAAGAAGACGGAACCGGTGACGTATTTGTCCACTATGGCGACATAGCGGGCGAAGGTTATCGATCCCTTAATGAAGGCGAAAGAGTAAAGTTTGAAATAACTCAATCCCCCAAAGGGCCGAAAGCTTCGAATGTCGAACTTGCATAA